A part of Paenibacillus sp. 481 genomic DNA contains:
- a CDS encoding GNAT family N-acetyltransferase, which produces MKAHIRHYKATDATDISAFNLLFHLSYKYNADFKSENIFCAELDNQVVATGHLEPMDSCEYLEREGKDSDYIHRFAMEMDSVDSDVHAELELEIFNRLVERAYQIKQSYPSKRIQTSYTCSHEDHDSIDFLLSQGFYHCLNYFIMRRDLTVPLPEYRLNPEIEIKRWAMDSEEEKELYLQAEKDSSDDESWSKARLNWFKSGPEWDTFTAFYQGKPISSCMTWGISAERSATEQIFTHPDWRRQGVAKGTIIEALTFLRDEKQRSEATLGVVGSNEAAIRLYKSLGYELIDVQLLMVKDIL; this is translated from the coding sequence ATGAAAGCACACATTCGCCACTACAAAGCAACAGATGCTACCGATATCTCAGCATTTAATTTGTTATTTCATTTATCGTACAAATATAATGCGGATTTCAAGTCTGAAAATATATTTTGTGCGGAGCTGGATAATCAAGTCGTTGCAACGGGCCATTTAGAGCCGATGGATTCATGTGAGTATCTTGAGCGCGAAGGAAAAGATTCGGACTATATTCACCGTTTTGCAATGGAAATGGATTCAGTGGATTCCGATGTGCACGCCGAGCTAGAGCTTGAAATATTTAATCGGCTTGTCGAAAGAGCCTATCAAATTAAGCAATCATACCCAAGTAAACGAATTCAAACCAGCTATACTTGCTCGCATGAAGACCACGATTCTATCGACTTTTTATTATCGCAAGGCTTCTATCATTGTTTGAATTATTTCATCATGAGACGTGATTTAACAGTGCCGCTTCCCGAGTACAGGCTCAATCCTGAAATAGAAATTAAGCGATGGGCAATGGATTCCGAGGAGGAGAAGGAGCTGTACCTGCAAGCAGAGAAGGACAGTTCAGATGATGAATCGTGGAGCAAAGCGAGGCTGAATTGGTTCAAAAGTGGACCGGAATGGGACACATTTACTGCGTTTTATCAAGGAAAACCGATTAGCAGTTGCATGACGTGGGGAATTTCTGCGGAACGAAGTGCAACCGAGCAAATATTTACGCATCCTGATTGGAGAAGGCAAGGAGTAGCCAAGGGAACGATTATTGAGGCTTTAACATTTTTACGAGATGAGAAGCAAAGAAGTGAGGCGACTTTAGGCGTTGTTGGGAGTAATGAAGCAGCTATTCGTCTGTATAAGTCGTTAGGATATGAGTTGATCGATGTTCAACTGCTTATGGTGAAGGATATTTTGTGA
- a CDS encoding transposase, which translates to MSRRGNHYHQIYTAKTKDCKACPLRDRCFTKSKPYRSITSPYFMKHWSKIERDPRHRSISEFNVCGEYGVKEPSVR; encoded by the coding sequence ATGTCCAGGAGGGGAAATCATTATCATCAGATCTACACAGCAAAAACGAAGGATTGTAAAGCTTGTCCTCTAAGGGACAGATGTTTTACCAAATCGAAACCCTATCGCAGCATAACAAGCCCCTATTTCATGAAGCATTGGAGCAAAATAGAACGCGATCCAAGACACCGGAGTATAAGCGAATTTAACGTCTGCGGAGAATATGGTGTGAAGGAACCTTCGGTACGATGA
- a CDS encoding RHS repeat-associated core domain-containing protein, whose protein sequence is MKKVLSVTLVFILIFTSLPFASAQPIFSIGSGKNASVSEAVYGIPSHQQPQLFDPNAVITISSVADQFGIARNWVHKETMKGYPLHHVFQGLKTKQAGGSYEQFMQRLYPHIKSDLTKEQNPLNVTFNVYGNSPKIDSPNIDGNPSVTEVVYPEQKSRNKRSLMSSQYDEIALKQKDLRVDQAPFSIGDVNVNISTVDGSLRVEETDFILPGPNGMNFELRRTYDSARAKESIYFDITNNKNATRKPQEDKQSALGKGWIWDIPYIKMSDNDYPGSIYIPGKGTYSIDNSTLKGYPYKDLSFRGKGGEKVGNATFILDDHKTGLTYFFNINGQLIVIVNKYGNQIDFHYAFKKLILVRTGTTYEGDNGRRLYNQLEFSNYDDKVIVSASILDPVTNQPNKQTVEYRKETRVLQNRTESITTQVLTEVIDQAKRSTKYYYDDNNYNFMFFNFSKDLAEYTSFHDRIMKKWGTNVWLPLKTIEHPTKAHTDFDTEKVLRNTGPYAQEEQVRYRGRVRSYSTPSGPVWSDLNNLNYHSDVGSRFGDHSFSTSVSNGLRNTPNDELMNTTYHYQIDYKEDHWGVMENETPTIYNTSISMVPNGKTERKNIYYEYNMYKRNPNPIQITTAFSDGLKSSTQRVKYEYDEYGHIILETNPLNITSKHEYVETKFTSKVDEEWKPPAEEWDREVTVSQLKKSTVPIGTDKNLVSEYEYYPDHAGLKQVTRFQRQHVGQRLLSQSNYEYDRFGNPTTIQLKGEGVNNTVIKQEFDNNHKLMFLTKQTVTIKDADNSPSEITNQAKYNPVTGSMIQYIDGKGQAVTYEYDALNRVTAESYADGTQTKIVYNDASNTVTVTDPADQKKEMTFDPFGRLVKETSTRGVAYRSYDKYNRLTAQSQVVALTTSYEDAIKHYSTEYVYDAWGRVIEEKPKYFASKRYTYDDALLMKSTIDGAGNVLIEKYDILGRVEYKEEIKPSGIKTTLARYTYDHAGNVISMTDANGNVTTYQYDGLSRLNAVTDAESKTTNYKYDLSGNMVEVTYADGNKVQKKYDEIGRLIQQIDPKNQSKKLHYDANSNVIRSVDRKGQTQYFEYNMRNLLTSSFFASQAEERVSYQYDRVGRRTSMTDSTGTTNYEYHPSGELNTITYPGNTRLNYEYDVRGLRTKQTIAGSNFSLTTNLEYMADSPTPTKVQVLNESGSEISHYKYDFNQQTRRLSKLSSSQGFNESYMYDGLTRIGIQQKQHESLFGQYDYSYDNNRNITAKKENGSLYSFTYDKLNRIQRSSQFNESYQYDGRDNRSTLTSEKPTAEIIGGSYTYDNRNQLTNVMMDNGKSVAYRYNGDGLMVERTENGTTIRYYYDDKAKIVAEGTVGANNIVTISAGYVYDASGKLLARKLSGENSLQQYITNGHGDVTEIRDANGKVLNQYTYDIWGDPLKSAEQTPNIFRYSGEYWDSTTNLQYLRARWYDPSVGRFINEDTYEGELGNPLSQNLYTYVENNPLKWTDPTGHRKGLDFSFAYNTLRYGYEMGSLVDYWWDGDISDQEFFDSVGISFKNWDDINLTKGNGYYDDSPESLKYTDEINVAQTLSKMGKKVKTIQRDSNNTPDFLVDGVKVELKTAYPEDKKLKVKTSTQAVAKGFNKQGASEVVLDLRYGIDEDLSALHIFDLYYFSVTKLKQENTLFKLHIWTDNGIYSGNIRLKTPNSTGNEI, encoded by the coding sequence GTGAAGAAAGTCCTATCTGTTACACTTGTGTTTATACTCATTTTTACAAGCTTGCCGTTTGCTTCAGCACAGCCAATATTTTCGATAGGAAGCGGAAAGAATGCATCAGTTTCAGAAGCAGTATATGGGATTCCTAGTCATCAACAGCCACAACTATTTGATCCGAACGCTGTTATTACGATTTCGTCAGTAGCAGATCAATTTGGAATTGCGAGAAATTGGGTCCACAAGGAAACGATGAAAGGCTATCCACTACATCATGTGTTTCAGGGCTTAAAGACGAAACAAGCTGGTGGCTCCTATGAGCAGTTCATGCAACGGCTTTATCCTCATATAAAGTCTGATCTAACAAAAGAGCAGAATCCCCTCAATGTCACATTCAACGTATACGGAAATTCACCTAAGATAGATAGTCCAAACATAGATGGAAACCCAAGCGTTACCGAAGTTGTTTATCCTGAACAAAAAAGTCGGAATAAGCGCTCATTAATGTCATCCCAATATGATGAGATCGCTCTAAAACAAAAAGATCTACGTGTTGATCAAGCCCCATTTTCAATTGGAGATGTTAATGTAAATATCTCAACGGTAGATGGCTCTCTGCGAGTCGAAGAAACGGACTTTATTCTTCCTGGACCTAATGGTATGAACTTTGAGCTGCGTCGTACATATGATAGTGCCCGCGCTAAAGAAAGTATATACTTTGATATTACTAATAATAAGAACGCAACGAGGAAACCTCAAGAAGACAAGCAATCTGCCTTAGGAAAAGGGTGGATTTGGGATATTCCATATATAAAAATGAGTGATAATGATTATCCTGGATCGATATACATCCCAGGTAAAGGAACATATTCTATCGATAACAGTACATTGAAGGGCTATCCGTACAAGGATTTAAGTTTTAGGGGAAAGGGGGGCGAAAAGGTAGGGAATGCTACTTTCATCTTGGATGATCATAAGACAGGCTTAACATACTTTTTCAACATCAATGGACAATTAATAGTGATAGTGAATAAGTATGGAAATCAGATTGATTTTCATTACGCTTTCAAAAAATTAATACTTGTCCGCACGGGGACCACATATGAAGGTGACAACGGAAGACGATTGTATAATCAATTAGAATTCAGTAATTACGATGATAAAGTTATTGTAAGTGCTTCGATTCTAGATCCTGTGACAAATCAACCGAATAAACAGACGGTTGAATACAGGAAAGAAACTCGTGTTTTGCAAAATAGAACAGAAAGCATTACTACACAGGTATTGACCGAAGTTATTGATCAAGCGAAACGCTCAACAAAATATTATTATGATGATAATAATTATAATTTTATGTTTTTTAATTTCAGTAAAGATCTCGCAGAGTATACGAGTTTTCATGATCGGATAATGAAGAAATGGGGCACTAATGTTTGGCTTCCATTAAAGACCATTGAGCACCCGACGAAGGCTCATACAGACTTTGACACGGAGAAAGTGTTGCGAAATACAGGCCCATACGCTCAAGAAGAGCAGGTTAGGTATAGAGGGCGTGTAAGATCGTATAGCACACCAAGTGGTCCTGTATGGTCTGATTTGAACAATCTAAATTACCATAGCGATGTTGGTTCGAGATTTGGAGATCATTCCTTTTCAACTAGTGTCTCTAACGGTTTAAGAAATACCCCCAATGATGAATTAATGAATACGACTTATCATTATCAAATAGATTACAAAGAAGATCATTGGGGCGTTATGGAAAATGAAACACCTACTATTTACAACACGAGTATTTCTATGGTGCCTAACGGAAAAACAGAGCGAAAAAATATTTATTATGAATATAATATGTATAAAAGGAACCCTAATCCAATACAAATTACGACAGCGTTTAGTGATGGTCTGAAATCATCTACTCAAAGAGTGAAATATGAATATGATGAATACGGTCATATCATTTTGGAAACAAACCCACTTAATATTACAAGCAAACATGAGTACGTAGAAACTAAATTCACGTCAAAAGTTGATGAGGAGTGGAAGCCTCCAGCAGAAGAATGGGATAGGGAAGTTACCGTATCTCAATTAAAGAAAAGCACTGTACCGATTGGAACTGATAAAAATTTAGTATCTGAATACGAATATTATCCAGATCATGCTGGATTAAAGCAAGTTACTCGATTCCAAAGACAGCACGTAGGCCAAAGACTATTGAGCCAAAGCAACTATGAGTATGACCGTTTTGGGAATCCTACGACTATTCAACTGAAAGGTGAAGGAGTAAATAATACGGTTATCAAACAAGAATTTGATAACAACCATAAATTGATGTTCCTGACCAAACAAACGGTCACAATTAAAGATGCGGACAATAGCCCATCTGAAATTACTAATCAAGCAAAATACAATCCAGTTACAGGTTCAATGATTCAATACATAGACGGCAAAGGACAGGCTGTTACGTATGAATACGATGCATTAAATCGAGTCACAGCGGAAAGTTACGCGGATGGAACACAAACGAAGATTGTGTACAACGATGCTAGCAACACAGTGACTGTTACAGATCCAGCTGATCAAAAGAAGGAAATGACATTTGATCCATTTGGACGACTGGTTAAAGAAACGAGTACACGAGGTGTTGCGTACCGTTCTTATGATAAATACAACCGTCTGACTGCTCAAAGTCAGGTTGTTGCTTTGACTACTTCATATGAAGATGCTATTAAGCATTATTCTACTGAATATGTGTATGATGCATGGGGGCGTGTTATTGAAGAGAAACCCAAATATTTTGCATCAAAACGATATACGTACGACGATGCTCTACTCATGAAATCTACAATCGACGGTGCAGGAAATGTGCTTATTGAAAAGTATGATATATTAGGCCGTGTTGAATATAAGGAAGAAATAAAACCTTCTGGTATCAAGACTACGTTGGCAAGGTATACGTATGATCATGCGGGCAACGTCATCAGTATGACAGACGCCAACGGAAACGTAACTACGTATCAGTATGATGGATTGAGTCGGTTGAACGCAGTGACGGATGCTGAGAGCAAGACGACGAACTACAAATATGATTTGTCAGGCAATATGGTTGAGGTTACTTATGCTGATGGTAACAAGGTGCAAAAAAAGTATGATGAAATTGGACGGCTAATTCAACAAATCGATCCGAAAAATCAAAGCAAAAAACTACATTATGATGCTAATAGTAATGTGATTCGATCGGTAGATCGTAAGGGACAGACACAATATTTTGAGTATAATATGCGTAATTTGTTAACTAGTAGTTTCTTTGCCAGCCAGGCAGAGGAAAGGGTGTCATATCAGTATGATCGGGTCGGTCGACGCACATCGATGACTGATAGTACGGGAACGACGAATTATGAGTATCACCCCTCGGGAGAATTGAATACCATTACATATCCGGGGAATACGAGACTTAACTATGAATACGATGTGCGAGGGTTACGGACGAAGCAAACGATTGCTGGATCTAACTTTAGTCTGACGACGAACTTAGAGTACATGGCGGATTCGCCAACTCCGACCAAAGTGCAAGTATTGAATGAAAGTGGAAGTGAGATAAGTCATTACAAGTACGATTTCAATCAGCAGACGCGTAGGCTGTCTAAATTAAGTTCATCACAAGGATTCAATGAGTCTTATATGTATGATGGCCTTACTAGGATCGGTATTCAGCAAAAGCAGCATGAGTCACTGTTTGGTCAGTATGATTACAGCTATGATAACAACCGAAACATCACTGCGAAGAAAGAAAATGGAAGTTTATATAGTTTCACGTACGATAAGCTTAATCGAATTCAGCGATCGAGCCAGTTTAACGAGTCATACCAGTACGATGGACGTGATAACCGAAGCACGTTAACGAGCGAGAAACCAACGGCAGAAATTATAGGTGGCAGTTATACGTATGACAATCGTAACCAATTAACCAATGTAATGATGGATAATGGAAAATCAGTTGCTTACCGTTACAATGGTGACGGGCTAATGGTGGAGCGAACTGAAAATGGTACGACGATTCGTTACTATTATGACGATAAAGCGAAAATTGTAGCAGAGGGTACTGTAGGAGCCAACAATATTGTTACAATAAGCGCAGGCTACGTCTATGATGCCAGCGGTAAATTGCTAGCTCGTAAGCTATCAGGTGAGAACAGCCTACAGCAATATATCACAAATGGTCACGGTGATGTCACAGAAATTCGCGATGCCAACGGCAAAGTCTTGAATCAGTACACTTATGATATATGGGGCGATCCGCTAAAGAGTGCAGAACAGACACCGAATATTTTTCGTTACTCAGGAGAATATTGGGATTCAACGACAAATCTGCAATACTTGCGCGCAAGATGGTATGATCCAAGTGTTGGGCGGTTTATTAATGAGGATACGTATGAAGGGGAACTGGGTAATCCGTTAAGTCAGAATCTCTATACGTATGTGGAAAATAATCCATTAAAGTGGACTGATCCAACGGGTCATAGAAAAGGGCTTGATTTCTCTTTTGCATATAATACTTTAAGATATGGCTACGAAATGGGAAGTTTAGTGGATTATTGGTGGGATGGTGATATATCTGATCAAGAGTTTTTTGATTCTGTAGGTATAAGTTTTAAAAATTGGGATGATATTAACTTAACTAAAGGTAATGGATATTATGATGATAGCCCCGAGTCGTTAAAATATACTGATGAAATCAACGTCGCTCAAACACTATCGAAAATGGGGAAGAAAGTAAAAACTATACAACGAGATAGTAATAATACACCTGACTTTTTGGTAGACGGAGTAAAGGTTGAATTAAAGACAGCATATCCGGAAGATAAAAAGCTAAAAGTAAAGACTTCAACTCAGGCTGTTGCTAAAGGGTTTAATAAGCAAGGGGCGAGTGAGGTAGTTTTGGATCTTAGATACGGGATAGACGAAGATTTAAGCGCCCTTCATATTTTTGATTTATACTATTTCAGTGTGACTAAACTGAAACAAGAGAATACTTTATTTAAACTTCACATTTGGACAGACAATGGTATTTACTCAGGAAATATTCGTTTAAAGACACCTAATAGTACAGGAAATGAAATTTAA
- a CDS encoding DUF3024 domain-containing protein yields the protein MNDFTKKRITKIMDNYTQNAIPPHFQNQMILSSNIRGNNVALIEERPAFMSDRWVQHPMAQFRVVEYQWRIYWKDSKNKGIFTDDILPDADFEKQLSTVVNDNRGLFRG from the coding sequence ATGAACGATTTTACAAAGAAAAGAATTACTAAAATCATGGATAATTACACCCAAAACGCAATCCCGCCTCATTTTCAAAATCAAATGATATTGAGCTCTAACATCAGAGGCAATAACGTCGCCTTAATCGAAGAAAGACCCGCATTTATGAGTGATAGATGGGTTCAACATCCCATGGCTCAGTTTAGAGTAGTAGAGTATCAATGGAGGATATATTGGAAAGATAGTAAAAATAAGGGCATTTTTACTGATGATATACTGCCGGATGCAGACTTTGAGAAACAATTAAGCACGGTAGTAAATGATAATAGGGGATTGTTTCGGGGTTAG
- a CDS encoding transposase, translating to MQGKKKCDPSKQSPPDKSERKEVKRSTTDPDSGWLNRPQKPVGNHYLGHTSIDTKHGIITDIHVTPGNVNDNDPYVERLSLQKIKFGLSIQKVGADKGYDSSLIHHGLKN from the coding sequence GTGCAAGGGAAGAAAAAATGTGATCCTTCTAAGCAATCACCACCAGATAAATCTGAACGAAAAGAAGTCAAGCGTAGCACGACAGATCCCGATTCTGGTTGGCTGAATAGACCACAAAAGCCGGTCGGTAACCACTATCTCGGACATACAAGTATAGACACCAAACATGGAATCATAACGGATATCCATGTGACCCCAGGCAATGTAAATGATAACGACCCCTATGTAGAAAGGCTTTCCCTGCAAAAGATTAAATTTGGATTGTCCATTCAAAAAGTTGGCGCCGACAAAGGCTACGACAGTTCCCTGATTCATCACGGATTAAAAAACTAG
- a CDS encoding transposase — protein sequence MMGVNKEKQHQFMLFNLEDYIPANHLLRSIEKVVDFSFIYKKVQHLYSPIGRKTIDPVMLIKMLLLGYLYGIPSERKLGEQVQLNLEFRWFLGLGLEESIPDHSTLSQNRRRRFKERTIFQEIFDHIVSTCVSSEPVTGEVIVTDSTHIKAHASDYQSEKVWKD from the coding sequence ATGATGGGAGTAAATAAAGAAAAGCAACATCAGTTCATGCTTTTTAATTTGGAAGACTACATCCCAGCAAATCACTTACTACGATCTATTGAGAAGGTTGTAGATTTTTCGTTTATATATAAGAAAGTTCAGCATTTGTACTCCCCAATTGGCAGGAAAACAATTGATCCCGTCATGCTTATAAAAATGCTACTTCTTGGGTATCTGTATGGCATTCCTTCTGAAAGAAAGCTAGGAGAACAAGTGCAATTGAATCTGGAATTTCGATGGTTTTTAGGATTAGGTTTGGAAGAATCCATTCCGGATCATTCGACACTTAGTCAGAATCGCCGTCGCAGATTTAAGGAGCGTACGATCTTTCAAGAAATATTCGATCATATCGTTTCAACATGTGTATCTTCAGAGCCTGTGACAGGTGAGGTGATTGTCACTGACTCTACACACATTAAAGCTCATGCTTCCGATTACCAAAGCGAAAAGGTATGGAAAGATTAA